A single Clostridium sp. AN503 DNA region contains:
- a CDS encoding molybdopterin cofactor-binding domain-containing protein, translating into MKLVNQPVMKKDAMTLVTGKPVFLDDITPKDYLVVKVLRSPHANANVISVKTDAARKIPGIEGVYTWEDVPQERFTMAGQTYPEPSPYDRLILDCHVRYVGDPVAIVAGTSEAAVDQALRMLKAEYEVLPAILDFHKAKDQKPLVHPEENWKALCPVGADNQRNLCASDTSGSGDVDAVLADCDVVVEHTYHTKANQQAMMETFRTACSIDAYGRLNIVSSTQIVFHVRRIISNALGIPKSKIRVSKPRIGGGFGAKQTVVAEVFPAFVTWKTGKPSMMIFTREESQTASSPRHEMEVTVRAGADQDGRIRAIDVYTLSNTGAYGEHGPTTVGLSGHKSIPLYGELEAYRFAYDVVYTNTMSAGAYRGYGATQGIFAVESAVNELAARLHIDPIKLREMNMVRQGQVMPAYYGERTESCALDRCLARAKEMIGWDEKYPCRDMGNGKARSVGIAMAMQGSGISGVDVGSATIKLNEDGIYTLSIAAADMGTGCDTILAQMAAECMNCSLDQIMVSGADTDTSPYDSGSYASSTTYITGKAVEKACQRLQEKIRLLGAQILQVPEDETEFDGAAVKHLPTGTAVDLKEIGTRSMCGSTEALQVTETNSSPVSPPPFMAGAVEVELDKETGAVEILDYAAVVDCGTVINPNLARVQTEGGIVQGIGMALYEDVQYSADGRMKNNSFMQYKLPTRLDMGKLRVEFESSFEPSGPFGAKSIGEIVINTPAPALAHAIFNATGVWFRELPITSEKIAMALLEKEKK; encoded by the coding sequence ATGAAGCTTGTGAACCAGCCGGTGATGAAGAAAGACGCCATGACGCTTGTGACAGGAAAACCTGTATTTCTGGACGATATCACACCGAAGGATTATCTGGTGGTCAAGGTACTCAGAAGTCCTCACGCCAATGCCAATGTGATCTCTGTCAAAACCGACGCGGCCAGGAAAATCCCGGGGATCGAGGGGGTCTATACCTGGGAGGATGTGCCCCAGGAGCGTTTTACCATGGCAGGGCAGACCTACCCGGAGCCCAGCCCCTATGACCGTCTGATCCTGGACTGCCATGTCCGCTACGTGGGAGACCCGGTGGCGATCGTGGCGGGAACCAGCGAGGCGGCGGTAGATCAGGCGCTCCGGATGCTGAAGGCAGAATACGAGGTGCTCCCGGCGATCCTGGATTTCCACAAAGCGAAGGATCAGAAGCCGCTTGTCCATCCGGAGGAGAACTGGAAGGCGCTCTGCCCGGTAGGGGCGGACAATCAGAGGAATCTATGCGCCAGCGACACATCTGGCTCAGGAGACGTGGATGCGGTCCTGGCAGACTGTGATGTGGTGGTGGAGCACACCTATCACACAAAAGCCAACCAGCAGGCCATGATGGAGACCTTCCGGACGGCGTGCAGTATTGACGCATATGGACGGCTGAATATTGTCAGCTCTACTCAGATCGTCTTCCATGTGCGCAGGATCATTTCCAATGCACTGGGGATCCCCAAGTCAAAGATCCGGGTATCCAAGCCGCGGATCGGCGGTGGATTTGGCGCAAAGCAGACCGTGGTGGCAGAGGTATTTCCGGCGTTTGTCACCTGGAAGACCGGGAAGCCATCCATGATGATCTTTACGAGGGAGGAGTCCCAGACCGCATCCTCCCCCCGTCACGAGATGGAAGTGACCGTGCGGGCCGGGGCGGACCAGGACGGACGGATCCGTGCCATTGATGTCTATACGCTGTCCAACACCGGCGCATACGGCGAACATGGTCCCACCACCGTAGGTCTTTCCGGACACAAATCCATTCCTCTGTACGGAGAACTGGAGGCGTACCGGTTCGCCTACGATGTGGTATATACCAACACCATGTCCGCAGGAGCTTACCGCGGCTACGGGGCCACCCAGGGGATCTTCGCTGTGGAGAGCGCGGTAAACGAACTGGCCGCCAGGCTCCACATAGATCCCATAAAGCTGCGTGAGATGAATATGGTGCGCCAGGGCCAGGTGATGCCTGCCTACTACGGAGAGCGTACGGAGAGCTGTGCTCTTGACCGGTGCCTTGCCCGGGCAAAGGAAATGATCGGCTGGGACGAAAAATACCCCTGCCGGGATATGGGAAACGGAAAAGCCAGGAGCGTAGGCATCGCCATGGCCATGCAGGGCTCCGGTATCTCCGGTGTGGATGTGGGATCTGCCACGATAAAATTGAATGAAGACGGGATCTATACCCTGTCCATTGCGGCAGCTGATATGGGAACCGGCTGTGACACGATCCTGGCGCAGATGGCGGCGGAGTGCATGAACTGCAGTCTTGACCAGATCATGGTATCAGGAGCCGATACCGACACCTCCCCCTATGATTCCGGTTCCTATGCCTCCAGCACCACCTATATCACGGGAAAAGCAGTGGAAAAAGCATGTCAGAGGCTGCAGGAGAAGATCCGCCTGCTTGGGGCGCAGATCTTACAGGTTCCGGAAGATGAGACCGAGTTTGACGGCGCCGCCGTGAAACATCTCCCTACTGGAACTGCCGTGGACTTAAAAGAGATCGGGACCAGATCTATGTGCGGCAGCACAGAAGCCCTGCAGGTGACAGAGACCAACAGCTCCCCCGTTTCCCCGCCCCCCTTCATGGCAGGAGCCGTGGAGGTCGAGCTGGACAAAGAAACCGGCGCAGTAGAGATTTTGGACTATGCCGCCGTGGTGGACTGCGGCACTGTCATCAACCCCAATCTGGCGAGGGTCCAGACTGAGGGCGGTATCGTGCAGGGGATCGGCATGGCGCTCTATGAAGATGTCCAGTACTCAGCAGATGGACGCATGAAGAACAATTCCTTTATGCAGTACAAGCTTCCCACCCGCCTGGATATGGGAAAGCTCCGGGTAGAGTTTGAGAGCAGCTTCGAGCCCTCCGGCCCCTTTGGCGCCAAATCCATCGGAGAGATCGTGATCAATACCCCGGCCCCGGCCCTGGCCCACGCGATCTTTAACGCCACCGGCGTCTGGTTCAGAGAGCTTCCCATCACCAGTGAAAAGATCGCCATGGCATTGCTGGAGAAAGAAAAGAAATGA
- a CDS encoding 2Fe-2S iron-sulfur cluster-binding protein, which translates to MRISVILNGKKTEEEIAADLLLIDFVRAHGCKSVKRGCETSNCGLCTVFMDEKPVLSCSVLAARADGHRIDTLEGLQKEAEEFGAFIAGQGAEQCGFCNPGMIMNAIALFRENEDPTDEEIKEYLAGNLCRCSGYEGQLRGIREYLAWKKGGRS; encoded by the coding sequence ATGAGGATTTCAGTGATATTAAATGGGAAAAAGACAGAGGAAGAGATAGCCGCAGACCTGCTCCTGATCGATTTTGTCAGAGCTCATGGCTGCAAGAGCGTAAAGCGGGGGTGCGAGACCTCAAACTGCGGGCTTTGCACGGTGTTTATGGATGAAAAGCCGGTGCTTTCCTGTTCCGTGCTGGCGGCAAGGGCCGACGGACACCGGATCGATACGCTGGAGGGACTACAGAAGGAGGCGGAGGAGTTCGGAGCGTTTATCGCGGGTCAGGGAGCCGAGCAGTGCGGTTTCTGCAATCCCGGTATGATCATGAACGCCATTGCCCTGTTCCGGGAAAATGAAGATCCCACAGACGAGGAGATCAAAGAATATCTGGCAGGAAATCTGTGCCGCTGTTCCGGATATGAGGGGCAGCTTCGGGGAATCCGGGAATATCTGGCATGGAAGAAGGGAGGACGCTCATGA
- a CDS encoding xanthine phosphoribosyltransferase, with amino-acid sequence MQLLKDRIRKDGKIRQGNVLKVDSFLNHQMDVSLFREIGKEFRRRFEEDEVTKILTIEASGIGIACVVAECFDVPVVFAKKTQTKNIDGDVYTTKVESFTHGRVYDIIVSKEYLRPEDKVLLIDDFLANGKALQGLASLVRDSGATLVGAGIVIEKGFQTGGDILRAEGVHLESLAIVESMDPATGEIVFRGE; translated from the coding sequence ATGCAGTTGTTGAAAGACAGGATCCGGAAGGACGGAAAGATCAGACAGGGAAATGTTCTGAAGGTAGACAGTTTTCTGAACCATCAGATGGATGTAAGCCTTTTCCGGGAGATTGGAAAAGAGTTCCGGAGGAGATTTGAAGAAGATGAGGTTACAAAGATTCTGACCATCGAGGCGTCCGGCATTGGGATCGCATGTGTAGTGGCAGAGTGTTTTGATGTGCCCGTGGTGTTTGCGAAGAAGACACAGACGAAGAACATTGACGGCGATGTGTACACTACAAAGGTAGAATCCTTTACCCATGGCCGTGTCTATGACATTATCGTTTCTAAAGAATACTTGAGGCCAGAGGACAAAGTGCTGCTGATTGATGATTTTCTGGCGAACGGGAAGGCGCTGCAGGGCCTTGCGAGTCTGGTGCGGGATTCCGGTGCGACTCTGGTGGGAGCCGGTATTGTGATAGAAAAAGGATTTCAGACAGGAGGAGATATCCTCAGGGCAGAGGGCGTGCATTTGGAGTCCCTTGCGATCGTAGAGAGTATGGATCCGGCTACAGGTGAGATCGTATTTCGTGGTGAATAA
- a CDS encoding nucleotidyltransferase family protein, with protein MNIAVIYLAAGSGRRFGANKLLHPYQGKPLYLHGLEKLIRVCSTRENRKLCVVTRYKEILDRMEHFSVAAVDSPDSENGISHSVRAGVEWAETVEPADACAFFVADQPYLSEETMDHFLSRMEQENAQLGCVRCDTHLGNPAWFSSAYFSQLKSLKGDAGGRKILNQHPGQVRLYQVENPEELKDIDIQEDCRDWK; from the coding sequence ATGAATATAGCAGTGATTTATCTGGCGGCGGGAAGCGGCCGGAGGTTCGGCGCCAATAAGCTGCTCCACCCATATCAGGGAAAGCCCCTGTATCTCCATGGCCTGGAAAAGCTGATCCGGGTGTGCAGCACCCGGGAAAACCGGAAGCTGTGTGTGGTAACCCGCTATAAAGAGATTCTGGATAGGATGGAGCACTTTTCCGTGGCAGCTGTAGATTCCCCCGACAGTGAAAATGGGATCTCCCACTCCGTCCGAGCCGGAGTGGAGTGGGCGGAAACTGTAGAGCCGGCAGATGCATGTGCATTTTTTGTGGCAGATCAGCCGTACCTTTCAGAGGAGACCATGGATCATTTTCTCAGCCGGATGGAGCAGGAGAACGCACAGCTTGGCTGTGTCCGCTGTGATACTCATCTGGGAAACCCTGCCTGGTTTTCCTCCGCTTATTTTTCACAGCTCAAATCCTTAAAGGGTGATGCAGGCGGACGGAAGATATTAAACCAGCACCCAGGACAGGTCCGCCTGTACCAGGTAGAGAACCCGGAAGAACTTAAAGATATTGATATCCAGGAGGACTGCCGGGACTGGAAATAA